A region of Kribbella sp. NBC_01245 DNA encodes the following proteins:
- a CDS encoding ribbon-helix-helix domain-containing protein has product MSKQITVRLPDEIVEFIDRLVDDKLAPSRATVVARAMERERRRDLAARDAAILAALSENQGPDGAGADDLDELASYAGSTPLTDLD; this is encoded by the coding sequence ATGAGTAAGCAGATTACGGTGCGGCTGCCGGATGAGATCGTGGAGTTCATCGATCGGCTGGTGGACGACAAGTTGGCGCCCAGCCGGGCCACGGTGGTGGCTCGGGCGATGGAGCGTGAGCGGCGCCGGGATCTGGCGGCCAGGGATGCGGCGATCTTGGCCGCGTTGAGTGAGAACCAAGGCCCGGATGGCGCCGGGGCCGACGACCTGGATGAGTTGGCTAGTTATGCCGGGTCGACGCCGTTGACTGATCTCGACTGA
- a CDS encoding helix-turn-helix domain-containing protein, whose protein sequence is MAAEFELRSRSASPALRPFVADLIGYAYPGEPPALHRGLPSQFLTVVISLDEPIGVSWPGAPVDKFDMLISGLHSQAVAIGESPNRSGIQLALTAAGSRALFGVPPGELGSIVVNLDALLGWPARQLADQLREIPSWDGRFDLIEGLLLKQEPGRIADGVRPEVGWAWRRLRETAGAVGVQDIASEVGWSRRHLTDRFRDEFGLAPKVAARVLRFERAVGRLKRRPRTKLADLAFEVGYADQAHLTREWHALAGCSPRQWIAEELPFVQENPADAEQAGRYEH, encoded by the coding sequence ATGGCCGCCGAGTTCGAGCTTCGCAGCCGTAGCGCTTCCCCGGCGCTACGGCCGTTCGTGGCCGACCTCATCGGGTATGCCTATCCGGGCGAGCCGCCTGCCTTGCATCGCGGGTTGCCGTCGCAGTTCCTGACCGTGGTGATCAGCCTGGACGAGCCGATCGGGGTTTCCTGGCCGGGTGCGCCAGTCGACAAGTTCGACATGTTGATCAGCGGGCTGCATTCCCAGGCTGTGGCCATCGGCGAGTCGCCGAACCGTTCGGGTATCCAGCTCGCGCTCACGGCGGCCGGATCGCGCGCGCTTTTCGGCGTACCGCCTGGTGAGCTCGGGTCGATCGTCGTGAATCTGGACGCGCTGCTGGGCTGGCCGGCCAGGCAATTGGCCGATCAACTCCGGGAGATCCCGAGTTGGGACGGGCGGTTTGACCTGATCGAAGGCCTTCTCCTCAAGCAAGAGCCGGGCCGGATAGCCGACGGCGTCCGGCCCGAGGTGGGCTGGGCCTGGCGACGCCTGCGAGAAACGGCCGGCGCAGTCGGCGTACAGGACATCGCCAGCGAGGTCGGGTGGAGCCGCAGGCATCTGACCGACCGGTTCCGCGACGAATTCGGGTTGGCGCCGAAGGTCGCGGCCCGGGTGTTGCGGTTCGAGCGGGCCGTCGGGCGGCTCAAGCGCAGACCTCGCACGAAGCTGGCCGATCTCGCGTTTGAGGTGGGGTACGCCGACCAGGCCCATCTCACCCGCGAGTGGCACGCGTTGGCCGGGTGTTCGCCGCGGCAGTGGATCGCGGAAGAGCTCCCATTCGTACAAGAAAATCCGGCCGATGCGGAGCAAGCTGGGAGGTATGAGCACTGA
- the recQ gene encoding DNA helicase RecQ yields the protein MAAVENPSGLNAPTLEDKPPTLDTLTPEIASEVSEALAVLNRVFGYDAFRGEQQEIIEHVISGGDALVLMPTGGGKSLCYQIPALVRSGVGVVISPLIALMQDQVDALTTAGVRAGFLNSTQDYEQRRDVEQAFLAGDLDLLYLAPERLRVEATTRLLDQGKISLFAIDEAHCVSQWGHDFRPDYLMLSELHERWPDVPRIALTATATEATHGEIATRLNLGDAKHFVASFDRPNIQYRIVPKGSPQKQLLDLLRNEHEGDAGIVYCLSRNSVEKTAEFLVKNGIAAVPYHAGLDSRTRAKNQSRFLREDGLIVVATIAFGMGIDKPDVRFVAHLDLPKSVEGYYQETGRAGRDGLPSTAWLAYGLQDVVQQRKMIDTSEGDLAHRRRLSAHLDAMLALCETVECRRVQLLNYFGQSATPCGNCDTCLTPPESWDGTIAAQKLLSTVYRLQHERRQKFGAGQVIDILLGKVTPKVTQFKHDELSVFGIGTELRDTEWRGVIRQLLARQLLAVEGDYGTLVLTEDSAEVLGRRREVPLRREPERASRPSRSSRKATPAADLLPEAMPVFERLRAWRGAVAKEQGVPAYVIFHDATLRQIATELPDTLARLGTISGVGENKLAKYGEGVLETLAAEA from the coding sequence GTGGCTGCTGTCGAGAACCCGTCCGGATTGAACGCGCCGACCCTGGAGGACAAACCCCCCACGCTTGACACCTTGACACCCGAGATCGCGTCGGAGGTCAGCGAGGCCCTTGCCGTGCTGAATCGGGTCTTCGGTTATGACGCGTTCCGCGGCGAGCAGCAGGAGATCATCGAGCACGTGATCTCGGGCGGTGACGCCCTGGTGCTGATGCCGACGGGTGGCGGCAAATCGCTGTGCTACCAGATACCCGCGCTCGTGCGCAGTGGTGTTGGTGTCGTCATCTCGCCGTTGATCGCGTTGATGCAGGACCAGGTCGACGCTCTCACCACGGCGGGCGTTCGGGCCGGATTCCTCAACTCCACTCAGGATTACGAGCAGCGTCGTGACGTCGAGCAGGCGTTCCTCGCCGGCGATCTCGACCTGCTCTACCTCGCGCCCGAGCGCCTTCGCGTCGAGGCGACCACCCGGTTGCTCGACCAGGGCAAGATCTCCCTGTTCGCGATCGACGAGGCGCACTGCGTTTCCCAATGGGGACACGACTTCCGGCCCGACTACCTGATGCTGTCGGAGTTGCACGAGCGCTGGCCGGATGTGCCGCGCATCGCGCTGACCGCCACGGCGACCGAGGCCACGCACGGCGAGATTGCCACCCGGCTGAACCTCGGTGACGCGAAGCACTTCGTGGCCAGCTTCGACCGGCCGAACATCCAGTACCGGATCGTCCCGAAGGGCAGCCCGCAGAAGCAGTTGCTCGACCTGCTGCGCAACGAGCACGAGGGCGACGCCGGCATCGTCTACTGCCTCTCGCGGAACTCGGTCGAGAAGACCGCGGAATTCCTGGTGAAGAACGGCATCGCCGCTGTCCCCTACCACGCGGGCCTCGACAGCCGGACCCGCGCGAAGAACCAGTCCCGCTTCCTGCGGGAGGACGGGCTCATCGTCGTCGCGACGATCGCGTTCGGGATGGGTATCGACAAGCCCGACGTGCGATTCGTGGCCCATCTCGATCTGCCGAAGTCCGTCGAGGGCTACTACCAGGAGACGGGTCGCGCCGGGCGTGACGGACTGCCGTCCACCGCCTGGTTGGCGTACGGGCTGCAGGACGTCGTCCAGCAGCGCAAGATGATCGACACGTCCGAGGGCGACCTCGCCCATCGGCGACGGCTCAGCGCACATCTCGACGCCATGCTTGCGCTGTGCGAGACGGTCGAGTGCCGTCGCGTGCAACTGCTGAACTACTTCGGCCAATCCGCGACACCCTGCGGGAACTGCGACACCTGCCTCACCCCGCCGGAGTCGTGGGACGGGACCATCGCCGCGCAGAAGTTGTTGTCGACGGTCTACCGGCTGCAGCACGAGCGGCGCCAGAAGTTCGGCGCCGGCCAGGTCATCGACATCCTGCTCGGCAAGGTCACGCCGAAGGTGACGCAGTTCAAACACGACGAGCTGAGCGTGTTCGGCATCGGGACGGAGCTGCGCGACACCGAGTGGCGCGGCGTGATCCGGCAACTGCTTGCGCGCCAGTTGCTTGCGGTAGAAGGCGATTACGGCACGTTGGTGCTCACCGAGGACAGCGCCGAAGTGCTTGGGCGCCGCCGCGAAGTGCCGCTGCGCCGGGAGCCCGAGCGCGCGAGTCGTCCGTCGCGGTCGTCGCGCAAGGCAACTCCGGCGGCGGACCTGCTGCCCGAGGCGATGCCCGTGTTCGAGCGGCTGCGCGCCTGGCGCGGCGCCGTCGCCAAGGAGCAGGGCGTCCCGGCGTACGTCATCTTCCACGACGCGACCCTGCGCCAGATCGCGACCGAGCTGCCCGACACTCTCGCCAGACTCGGCACAATCAGCGGAGTCGGCGAGAACAAGCTAGCCAAGTACGGCGAAGGCGTCCTGGAAACCCTCGCCGCCGAAGCCTGA
- a CDS encoding DUF2019 domain-containing protein produces MDLNEYEQSAREWDALVGVDAERANVVFDRLHVLAKEMRESADGRAALVGLMAHESAGVRLLAATECLVWDPVRARAVLAAIEDAGGLHGVSAKYTLQSFEAGTLDLDW; encoded by the coding sequence GTGGACCTCAACGAGTACGAGCAAAGCGCCAGGGAATGGGATGCGTTGGTTGGCGTTGACGCGGAGCGGGCGAATGTGGTCTTTGATCGGCTTCACGTGCTCGCGAAGGAGATGCGGGAGTCGGCCGATGGTCGCGCGGCGCTCGTGGGTTTGATGGCGCATGAGTCGGCTGGGGTTCGACTTCTCGCTGCGACGGAGTGCCTGGTGTGGGATCCCGTGCGCGCTCGGGCGGTGTTGGCGGCGATTGAGGATGCTGGCGGACTCCACGGCGTGAGCGCGAAGTACACGCTGCAGTCGTTCGAAGCCGGGACGCTGGACCTGGACTGGTGA
- a CDS encoding nucleotidyltransferase domain-containing protein → MSDPTSHRPDHTADESAFLGRLADRLAELPGVEAVSLGGSRAQGTNRPDSDWDLSIYYRGEFDPRHLRDVGWPGEVAELGAWGGGVFNGGAWLEVDGRPVDIHYRDLNSVEHELAEAREGRFRIERLMFHLAGIPSYIVVGELAINQILRGDPPRPTYPEALREKAPAVWWSLADLTFGYATTAHAAQGRLAQCAATLTVATSYAAHAILSARGEWTTNEKTLLTQAGLANLDEILANLTPADLPKACTAARALAAAARP, encoded by the coding sequence ATGTCCGATCCAACCTCTCACAGGCCGGACCACACCGCTGACGAGTCAGCATTTCTCGGACGCCTGGCCGATCGCCTGGCCGAGTTACCGGGTGTCGAGGCCGTATCGCTCGGCGGCTCGCGGGCGCAAGGTACGAATCGCCCCGACAGCGACTGGGATCTCTCGATCTACTACCGCGGCGAGTTCGATCCGCGGCACCTGCGCGACGTCGGCTGGCCCGGCGAAGTCGCGGAACTGGGAGCGTGGGGAGGCGGCGTCTTCAACGGCGGCGCCTGGCTCGAGGTGGACGGGCGGCCCGTCGACATCCACTACCGCGACCTCAACTCGGTCGAGCACGAGCTGGCCGAAGCGCGCGAAGGCCGCTTCCGGATCGAACGCCTGATGTTCCACCTGGCCGGCATCCCCAGCTACATCGTCGTCGGCGAACTCGCGATCAACCAGATCCTCCGCGGCGACCCGCCACGTCCGACGTACCCCGAAGCCCTCCGCGAGAAGGCCCCAGCTGTCTGGTGGAGCCTCGCCGACCTCACCTTCGGCTACGCCACCACGGCCCACGCCGCCCAAGGCCGCCTAGCCCAATGCGCCGCCACCCTTACAGTCGCCACGTCGTACGCCGCCCACGCCATCCTCTCCGCCCGCGGTGAATGGACCACGAACGAGAAAACCCTCCTAACCCAAGCTGGCCTAGCAAACCTCGACGAAATCCTCGCCAACCTCACACCCGCCGACCTCCCCAAGGCCTGCACTGCCGCCCGCGCATTAGCTGCCGCCGCACGGCCTTAA
- a CDS encoding VOC family protein produces the protein MSTETQQKKNVIGVWPTLVYHDGAAAIRFLTEGLGFRLIASFPGKAEGSIAHSELLWPTGGGVMVSSIDRGVESDFNVLADNLASIYLVHDDPDSLLQRALAAGAKVVRPMRDEDYGSRGFTVSDHEGNFWSVGTYAGETP, from the coding sequence ATGAGCACTGAAACCCAGCAAAAGAAGAACGTGATCGGTGTCTGGCCGACACTGGTGTATCACGACGGAGCGGCTGCGATCCGCTTCCTGACCGAAGGCCTCGGCTTCCGGCTCATCGCGTCATTCCCCGGCAAGGCGGAGGGGTCGATCGCGCACTCCGAGCTGCTTTGGCCGACGGGTGGTGGCGTGATGGTGAGCTCGATCGACCGCGGCGTGGAGAGCGACTTCAACGTCCTAGCGGACAATCTCGCCTCGATCTACCTCGTGCACGACGACCCCGACAGCCTGCTGCAGCGCGCGCTGGCCGCCGGGGCGAAGGTCGTACGGCCGATGCGGGACGAGGATTACGGGTCGCGCGGGTTCACCGTGAGCGACCACGAGGGCAACTTCTGGAGCGTCGGCACCTACGCAGGCGAAACTCCCTGA
- a CDS encoding type II toxin-antitoxin system PemK/MazF family toxin — MRPIHIARLDKPRPVLVLTRELVRPHLNNVTVAPITSTVRGLSTEVPVGLQNGLDHPSVVSCDNVQTIPRKQLGRAIGYLLPDQELALSDAIRSAFDLD; from the coding sequence ATGCGACCGATCCACATCGCCCGGCTGGATAAGCCGCGGCCGGTGCTGGTGTTGACCCGTGAGCTGGTCCGCCCGCACCTGAACAACGTCACCGTCGCGCCGATCACGAGCACCGTGCGCGGTCTCTCGACCGAAGTGCCGGTCGGCTTGCAGAACGGGCTCGACCACCCGAGCGTGGTGAGTTGCGACAACGTGCAGACCATCCCCCGTAAGCAACTCGGCCGGGCGATCGGCTACCTGCTGCCTGACCAGGAACTCGCGCTCTCTGACGCGATCCGCTCCGCCTTCGACCTCGATTGA
- a CDS encoding nucleotide pyrophosphohydrolase, with amino-acid sequence MDFWEMSGRAREVRALYAELEVRRDGRAWSVTELMNGFTGDVGDLAKLIGAHTGSRPGPVDLAAALGHELADCLWSVLVIADAVGVDLEHAFTTTMDDLEHHVRSQLPSA; translated from the coding sequence ATGGACTTTTGGGAGATGAGCGGCCGGGCTCGTGAAGTACGGGCGTTGTATGCCGAGTTGGAGGTACGGCGTGACGGGCGAGCGTGGTCGGTCACCGAGTTGATGAATGGGTTCACCGGTGACGTCGGGGACCTGGCCAAGCTGATCGGAGCACATACCGGTTCGCGGCCGGGACCAGTCGATTTGGCGGCCGCGCTTGGGCATGAGCTGGCGGATTGCCTGTGGAGTGTGCTGGTGATCGCCGATGCGGTTGGCGTCGATCTCGAGCACGCATTCACGACCACGATGGACGATCTCGAACACCACGTCCGCAGCCAACTCCCGTCGGCGTAA